The window CGGAGAGGGACTCCGTGACGTCTGCCGCCGCGAAAACCACGTACCCGTTCGCCAGGGTCCAGTAGGACATGGTCTTCGGGACACCGTTCCACAGGTAGTCTATCCGTCCCTTCTTCTCGCTGATTACGGCATCGGCGTACTTGGCGAAGCTGCCGTCGACCACTTCCCGGAATCCCGGTCCTTCGAACTTCAGGGTGGGGTGGTGGAGATATTTCAGGTCCCGGTTGAGGAGGAAGGCGTACCCCGTGTCGTATATTTTTACCGAATCGAGGACCGTCCTGACGAAATTGAAGGAGAAGGTCATTCCGACGATGGCGGCAACCCGGCCGTCGATGAGGACCGGCTGGGAATAGACCACCACTTCCTCCCCGCTCTCGGAACGCTGGATGTCCCCCCAGTAGGGAGCTATGGTGTCAAGGGGCCTCCAGAACCATGCCGAGGAGGGGTCATTTCTGTCGATGAGCTGGGCGGGGGACATGTTCTTTCCGTCGAGGAACATGAAGAGGGATCCTGCATCAGCCCGCTCGAAGGCCACCATGAAGGTCTTTTCCGTGCCGTAGATCTCAGGGTTGAAAATGATGAACAGTCTCCGCGCCTCCGGAGACTGGATGCCGAGGTCCGTCATGAACTTGCCGTTCTGGGCGCCGAACTGGGGAACCACGATGTCCGCCACGTCGGGATTGGGCAGGCTGGTGAACCTGGTGGTGACAAGGGCCGAAAGGGCCTGGAGCATGCCGTCGAACTTGTTGAATGTGGCGTCCATGCGGTATGACAGAGATTCCGCCAGGGTGATCTCGTACTGCCGGGCCGAATCCTCGAGCCCCTGCCCGCCGATGTGCATGGCGTAAAATCCGATGCCTCCCACTGCCAGCGCAAGGAGAACGATGACCACGGCCAGAATGCGCGTTGCGAGTCTGTTCAGTTTCAAGGAAGAACTCCCCCCTCTGAAGGTGATTGGTGATGGTGGAAAAAGAACAGCCTTCGGCGTCCGAAGGCTGTTCTGCTAAATTTACCTCCGGCGGCCCGGCTGTCATGGCCCGAAGGCTGTAGACCCGAAGCTTTGCGTCCCCGGCTTTCGCCCGGTTTGCCCTATGGGGTGCAGATGAATGCTACAGTCGTTCCTTGAGTTCCTTGAGCTGCCGGGCCCGCTCCGCGCCTTTCTCGTCCAGGCCGAGGCGGTTGACCACAACCCGTTCGTTGACTCCCCGGAAAATGGTCCCGAGGGCGTCGGTACCCGTGACGTCAAAGATGAGCCTGTTCCCCCGGACTTCCCTGAGGACGGCCTTCACTGTCACGGTGGTCCCGAGCATGGCCGGGATCTCGTGTTCGAGGTCGATTCTCCGTCCCACGGAGAGGTAACCCTCCGGAAGCAGGTTTTCAGTCGCCGCCATGGCAGCCTGAACGGCCAGGGCGGCACAGGCTGATGTGGAAAGGTACTGGTTCAGGTAGGGAGAAGAATTGCCTATGGTATCCTCCAGCTCCACCGTCTTCTTCACCTCGGCGCTCAGCCCCGTCTGCAGGAGTTCGGAAAGGTTCAGCATGGAACATCCCTCCTTCTTGTGGATATACTCCCTCTTCCGTCTATTCTACAGTAAAATCTCTCACAGGGGGCAACTGCTCCGCCGTTTCTTCGTCGGTTTTTCCCCGGTTTTCCAGGAGAAAGTCGGCGATCTTCGGGTCGAACTGCCGTCCAGCCTGTTCCTTCACTTCCCTGAGAGCGTCATCCCTGCTTCTGGCAGGCCGGTAGGGGGTCCCGCGGGTCATGACGTCGAAGGCGTCGGCGACGGCGATGATCCTGGAGAGCAGGGGAATGTCCTCCCCCGGGAGGCCGGAGGGGTACCCCGTGCCGTCCCACCGCTCGTGGTGGGAGAGAATTTCGTCCGCCACAGAGGCCACGTCCGGAGTGGCAGAGGAGGCAACCTTGTATCCCGCCTCGGCGTGGCGTTTCACGTCCTCCCATTCCTCCTCCGTCAGGGGGCCTGTTTTGGACAGGATTCTCGGCGGAATGGAGGCCTTCCCGATATCATGAAGGTACGCGGCGAGATCCAGCTTTTCCAGGTCCAGCCTTTCAAGGCCAAGCCGTCTGCCCAGCATGCGGCAGAGCCGCCTCACCGAAAGATTGTGTTCGACTGTTTCAGGAGTGCTCTCCGCAAGGGACGAGAAGATGCTCCCGAGAATTGTCTCCCGGATCTTCCTGCTTTCTGAGATTTTCTTATCGTACATGTCCCCCTCGGCGTCCCGGAACACGTTGGCGAAATCCTGCCAGCGGTGAAGCTTCGCGCTGTACCCGAGGGACATGCTGGGAGGAACGGGCATGTCCTTCACCTGTATCTTCCGGAAGGCATCTTCGATGCGGTTGACGATGGAGGCGGCGTCCTCCTCCCGGGTATGGGGAAGCAGAATGACGAATTCATCCCCTCCCCACCGGAAGAGGAGATCGCTGCTCCTGCAAATTTTCCTCAGTACCTTTGCCGCGGCCTTCAGCAGGGCGTCTCCCACCTGGTGGCCGAAAGCGTCGTTGGCCATTTTCAGGCCGTTGAGATCTCCCATGATGATGCTGAGGGGAAGCTGGCGGTCGCAGTCGAGCCGTTTCAGTTCCTCTTCGAAGAATGCCCTGTTGTAGAGCCCCGTGAGGGGGTCTTTGAAAGATCCCCTGGAGAGCCCCTCCCCGGCGGCCTTGAGGTCTGTGATATCCCTGGCGATGGTCAGGACGGCGGGTTCCTCCCCCCTGACAAGGGGGAAAAAGGAAAGCAGCGCCGGAAAGGAGGTACCGTCCTTGCGCCGGACGATTCCTTCCGCAGAAAACGGGTGCCCCGTATCCAGATTTTTCCAGGCCTGTTTCACCCGGAGGGGGGGCGGGGAGGCCAGGACTGCCGTCATGTCGGACGACAAAAGTTCCTGGACGGTGAAGCCGAGTCCCTTCACCGCCGCAGAATTGACCTCCCGGATTTTCCCGGTGAGATTGTGGATAAAGACGAATTCAGCGATTCCCGCCATAAGGCAGGATAAAAGCTCTCCGGTATCCAAGCCCGATTTCCCGTTTCCGGGAGCGGCGTCTGTTCGGTCCATTCTGAGGTTCCTCCTTCTTTGCCTGAAAAAATGCACTATCCGGTCAATTATACTCCAGGACGGTGAAAAATCAGCCCTTTCCCCTCGCAGTGTTTCTTGTTATATTGTACCGGACGGCCATCGGACTTTTCATCCCCTAATCGAGGAGGTTTCTCATGAGAATCGTCGGATTCTGCAATCTGAAGGGCGGCGTGGGCAAGACCACCGCATGCCAGAACCTTGCGGTCGCCCTCGCCCGGAGAGGGCTCAGGGTCGCGGCTCTCGACCTCGATCCACAGAGCAACCTCACCGCCGGGTTCGGCATCTCCGTTCCGGAGGAACATCCCTATATCTACGACTTCCTTCTTGGAGACGTCTCCTTTGAAGAAGTCAAGGTTTCCCGGGAGGGGGTTGACGTGATTCCCAGCACCCTCGACCTCGCCATGGCGGAGATGCAGATCGAAAGCCAGCCCGGGAGGGACACCCTGTTGCGGGACGCCCTTGAGTCGGCCGGCCTCTCCGGTTACGACTGCGTCTTCTGCGACAGCCCTCCCCAGCTCGGCATATTCACCCGCAACGTCCTCGCGGCGTCCCACGAGGTTATTGTTCCCCTGGAAAGCGAGTTTTACAGCCTCGCGGGACTCCGCCTCCTTTCCAGGACGGTGGAGCTGTTCCGCAAGAGGCTGAACAGGGGGCTGGCCATCGGGGGGGTGCTCCTCACCAGGCATAACCCCAAGATCATCATGAACAGGGAAGTGGAGAAGGAGGTCCGAAGTCATTTCGGCGACAGGGTATTCTCGCGGTACATCCGCCAGAACATCAGTCTTGTGGAAGCCAGCGGGGCTGGAGTCTCCGTCTTCGGATACGATCCGGAAAGCAACGGCGCCCTCGATTACTCCGTGGCGGCCGATGAACTGCTCGAGAGGTGGAAGAACGATGGCTAAAAAAAGACCCAGCCTGAAAAATTACCTTTCCACGGGAGAAGTGTTCGCCGGAGAGGAACCCCTTTCCCCCGCCGCGGAAACGGCAGGAAAAACGGTTTCGGAAGAAGCTGCGGCACCTGCGGAAAAGGCTCCGGAAGGGGCCGGCGGGAAAGCTGCGGAAAAAAAGGCGGCGCCGGCGAAAAAGAAGACATCGTCGTCTCCGGAAAAGAAGCCTTCGGCGGCTTCCGGAAAGAAGGCGGCCGGGGAGAAAAAAACGCCCGCCCTGCGGAGCCGGGCGAAAAAAACTTCCACGGCTCCGGAGAAGCCTTCGGAGAAAAAGGGTGAAGAATCTTTTGCCGGCGGAATGGACTCCATTCTGGAGATGCTGGCCGCGGAAGACCGTCCCCTGTGGGAGAGGCTCTTCGGGGCCGCCGAGACTGAATTTTTCCCCCTGGACCTGGTGGAGCGGAGGGAGGATTTCCGCACCATGCCCCGGGACCGGTTCACCCTCTTCCGGCTCGAGGAGCCGGGAAAACCCCTCCATCACGTAAGGACGAGCGTCCAGATCCGTGAACCCCTGGTCTGTCTCATTAAATGGGACGAGACAGGGCGGATTTCCGTGTTCAGATAAGGGGCGGAGTCTTCAGCAGAATTTCAGCCGCTTCTTCGAACGGCCGGGGGTGCCCGAAGAAATACCCCTGACCGCAGGTCGCTCCCTGTTCCGGGGACGGGACAGCCGAAAAATGGTATCCTTAACTGAAGATCAGCGTATTCTTCCCTGAAAGGTCGGTTGTCTCCCATGTATTTTTTCGAGATGCTTCTCTCCGCCGTGTCCCTCTCCATGGACGCCCTGGCGGCGTCACTCGGGATCGGAGCCTGCCTCGGAGCCGCCACGGGCGGCGCGGCGGCCCTCAGGGTCGCGGGAGCCTGCGGCGGCTTTCAGTTCGCCATGCCCCTGGCCGGGTGGTTTCTGGGCAGCCGCTTCCTGGTCTTTATTTCCGGCTATGACCACTGGGTAGCCTTCGGGCTCCTCGCCCTCGTGGGGGGCAACATGATCCGCGAATCCTTCAAGCCCGAGGACCCGGCCTGTCCTCCCTCTGATCCCTCCTGCGGCATCGCCCTCCTGACTGTGGCGGTGGCCACCTCCATCGACGCCCTTGCCGTGGGGGTGAGCTTCGCCGCCGTGGGGGCCCCGGTGATGGTGCTGGCGTCATGGTCCGGGGCGATAACGGCCTTCGCCTGTTTCGGGGGCGTCCTGGCGGGGTTCCGCGTGGGGCAGCTTCTCGGCAGAAAAGTCGAGTTCGCCGGAGGACTGGTGCTGTGCCTCATCGGGGCGAACATCCTGAGGGTTCATCTCATGGGGTAGACAGGGGAGACGCCTGGGTGTACATGGTGCTCTGCGCCGACGGAACGCTGTACACCGGCTGGACCTTCGACCTCGCCGCGAGGGTGGAAGCCCACAACCTCGGCAGGGGTGCCCGGTACACGGCGGGGCGGCGGCCGGTGAGGCTTGTCTTCAGCGAGCGTCTTCCCTCGAAGGGAGATGCCCTCCGGCGGGAGCTGGCTATCAAGAGAATGTCCAGGCAGGAGAAGGAAAGACTGGCGGCGGAGCGCATCGGTGTTCCTCTTGTGTCTCCCGGAGAGGGAGGACTATAATATGCACTATTCACGAACAGGAAGGGAGACCGGCATGGAAAGCGAGAGTAGCGCGAGACCAGAACCGTTGTGCGGCCACATCCGCTGAGGGCGTCCCGACGGTTTTTTCGCGTCCGGCGCCCGCCGGGCGTGAAGGGAGGCTCCAGGGCAGTTCCTGTCTCTCCTTTATCGCCCCCGACAGCTTCAAGCCCTCCGGTTCCGGGAATTCCCGCCCGGACGGAGGAACATCCGCGAAGGGGGATAATTCCATGATTTCCATACTGAAAACCTTTCCCGACAAGAAGAACGCTTCTCTCACCCTGGAGAGTCTGGAACCCGGGAGCTGGATCAACCTGACGGCGCCCTCGAAAGAGGAGATGGACACGGTAAGCCGGGCCGCGAAATGCCCCGCCGATTTTCTCGCCGCCGCCCTGGACCCGGAGGAAGCATCCCGCATCGAGGCCGACGACGGGTGCCTGCTGGTGGTGATCAACGTCCCCAAGGTGGAGGGAAACTTTCGTTTCGATGCCATTCCCATGGGCGTCATCATCACCACGGAGCACATCGTCACCGTCGCCCTGGAGCAGAACGACGTCCTGCCCTCCTCGCCCCAGTCTCTGGCCGCAGTCAGCACGTTCAAGCGGACCCGCTTCCTCTTCCAGGTGCTCTTCCGGGCCGCCACACTTTTCCTGAAATATCTCGTCCAGATCGACCGCCGGTCCAACGCCATAGAGGCCAATCTAAGAAAGTCCATGAGGAACGAAGAGCTTTTCCAGCTCCTTGACCTCGAAAAGAGCCTTACCTATTTCACCAGCGCCCTGCGGTCCAACCGGTCGGTGGTGGACAAACTCATCCGGCTCTGCGCCAACGCCCAGATGCACGAGATCGTGAAGGTCCGGGAGGAGGACGAGGAACTCCTTGAGGACGTGAAAATCGAATACGACCAGGCATACGAGATGGTGCAGATGTACAGCAACATCCTCAGCGGCATGATGGACGCCTTCGCCTCCATTATTTCCAACAATCTGAACATGGTCATGAAATTCCTCGCCTCAATCACCATCATCCTGGCGATTCCCACGGTGGTGGCCAGCTTCTGGGGAATGAACGTCCATGTTCCTCTCGGAGGGCATCCCCTGGGCTTCTGGGGCGTTCTGGCCATTTCGGCCCTGTTTGCGGGAGGCTCGGCCTTCCTGCTCTGGAAGAAGCACATGCTGTGAAGCCCCGAAGGGGGAGGAGGGGGAACCATGGCGAAACAAAGAAGGGAAGAAAGGGAGCCCTGGGAGTACCTCGGTAAAAAACGCGTGCTCTGGAAGCAGATCATCGCCCTTCTGCTGTCTGTCATTGCCCTCTTTCTCATCGTCGTCCTCGGCGATTTTCTGTTCCATTATTTTCACCTGGGCAAGGACTGGTCCGACTCCCTCCTGGTGAGAATGATCGTGGAGCGGCGGCTGATCCTGCCATTTTTCAGGTAGGTGCAAAGGCCTTCCCGGCGAAAGGGGAAGGCTTTTTTCTTTCTCCCCCCGGCAGCTCCGGTCTCGCCCCCGTCCTTCTTCTGCTGTCGGCCGCTTTTTGACCTCACAGTTTTTTTGCAGTATAATAATTTCATTAGTTTTTCAAAGCTGAGTGCTTTGTCTGCGCAGCAATCCTGTCGATACAGATCCCCGGCAGTCCGGCTGAGAATTCCGTTCCCTGGCTTTTCCTGCCTTCTTTGTCCTTCCGAAGGGCTCAATCCATGAAAGGAGCAGATAGATGAAAAAACACGCATTTTGTATTCTGCTGGTATTGTGTCTGGTGCCGGCCGCGCTTTTCGGTACGCCTCTGCAGGCTTCAGGAGAAGAGCCTCCTGTTGTGTTCGCTGATTTCAGCTGGGACAGCGTCCAGTTTCACAACAGGGTGGCAGGCTTTATTCTCGAACACGGATTCGGCAAAGAGGACAACAGTCTCAGCCACGGAGAAGCAGCCGCTGCGTTTCTGAAGAAGCATCCGGACCTTTGGCGGGAATGGGTGGACGGGCCGGCGGCGGAAAAGGTCGCCGCTGCGCTCGCGGATTCGGGGAAGTAATGGCTGTTTCCGCAGGGAAAGGCGGACCGGGGCTTCCCCGTCCGCCCTTCGACGATCCTGTCCGGAGCGGAAATCGGCTTATCGAATGGGCGGAGCCCCTTCTTACGGGAAGCGAACCGGCCCGGTCAAAGGAGGCGGCCGAAGAGTTCGCCCTCTTCTGCGGTCCGGTTCTTCAGGAGGAACTCGACAGGATCCGGAACGACGAAGGGGATCACATCCTGGGCAGGCTTGTTCCCTACTGGGAGGGATGGTACCTGGCGTCAAGGGCCCCTTTGCCGGTCCACTCCAACCCCTTCTACCTCTTCGCATCCGACACGCTGCCCGGAGAGTCCTGTCCCTTCAGACTGGCCGCCCGGCTGGCCCTGTCGGCCGCGGCGTTCTGCACCGAGATCGACAGGGGGACCCTAGAACCGGACACGTTCAGGGGAGCACCCCTGTGCATGAAGGAATATGAACGGCTCTTCAGGACTTCCCGGAGGGCCCTGCCGGGAGCCGACGTGCAGGCGACGGGAACGAAAACCGGCCCCGCCGGGCGCAGTGCCCTCGTTCTCTCCGGGGGGGTACCCTTTCTCCTCGAACTGTATTCGGAAGAGGACGGCCTGAGGGATGTGGAAGAGACGGCCCGTCATCTCCGGGAGATGGCCTCCTTTCCTCCGGACGAAACCCCGCCCGTTGGACTGATCACAACCCTTCATCGGGATGAGGCGGCCCTGGGACGGCGGCTTCTCCTTGAAGGGGGAAAAGACAACGAACGGCTTCTCTCCCTCGCGGAGGAATCCCTTTTTGTCCTCCGCCTGGACGGCCCGTGCGGCTCCAGCCCCGAGGAGCGGGCACGGCACTTTCTCTTCGACGGAGGGCAGAACGGCTGGTATGAAAAGTCCTTCCAGCTCATCGTCACGGCGGACGGTCAGGCCGGGATAAACTTCGAACACGCCTCCAGGGACGGGACCCACGTGGGGCGCCTCGTGAAGGAGATCCTTTCCCGTGCCCCTTCCGTGACGGGCAGAGCGTCGGGGCTTCCGGCACCGGTAAGGCTGGACTTCGCCCTCTCCGGGGAGTTCAGGGATTTCCTTGACGGGATTCCGGAAAAAACCCGGATCCTTTCCGATTCCAGGGTTCAGGCCGTTCTCAGGTTCGACGCCTTCGGGACCGATGCGGTGAAAGAAGGAAATGTCAGCCCCGACGCCTTTGTCCAGCTCGCCATGCTCATGGCGGCGGAGGAACTGTGGGGGGAGCGCAGGAGCGTCTACGAGTCGGTGCAGCTCCGCCGTTTCGCAGGGGGCCGCACGGAGGGAACCCGCCCGCTCACCCGGGAAGCGGTAGCTTTTATCGACGGCTTCCGTTCAGGCCGGGCATCTTCCGGCGCTCTCCGGGAGATGCTGTTCGAAGCCCAGCGGGCCCACAGGGAAAGGATACGGGAATGCCTGGAAGGACGGGGCGTGGAGGGACACCTCCAGCTCCTGAGGGGACTGTGGAAAGAGAGGGGAAGGGAGCTTGGCCTGAAGGAAGAGCCTGCCCTCTTCCGTTCCCCGGCCTGGGAAAAACTGGCGTCCTGCCCCGTATCCAGCAGCACCACGCCGGGAGAGGGCTTCGCCCTCGCGGGCTACGGTCCCGTCCAGCCGGGAGGGCTGGGTGTCCGGTATCTTTCCCGCAGGGATCACTTCATCTTCCACGTGTCTTCCTGGAAACGGGACGGCTCCCTGGCGCCGGAATACGCTTCCCGCCTGCGGAATGCCCTTGAAGCCATGGGGAAAGTACTGCGGGAACAGGAATAAGGCTGTTTCAGACAAATAAAGGGCGTCCGGTTCATTTTCCGGACGCCCTGCTTTTGTCTGTTGTCCGCCTGTACTGACGCTACAGGTTCCGGATCACCATGGCCACGCCCTGGCCGCCGCCGATGCAGGCGCTGACGATGCCGAATTCCTTCTTCTGCGCCTTGAGGGAATAGATGAGCGTCGCGAGGATCTTGCCCCCCGTGGCGCCGATGGGGTGACCGAGGGCGATGGCGCCTCCGCAGGGGTTGAGCCTGTCCATGCCGAACTTCATCACCCTGTGGCAGGCGAGAATCTGGGAGGAGAAGGCCTCGTTGATCTCGATGATCTCCATGTCTTCCAGGGACATTTTGGCCATCTCCAGGGCCTTCGGCATGGCCACCGTGGGGCCGAGCCCCATGTGGACGGCGTCTAGGGCGCCGCTGGCATACCCCGTGATCTCCGCCAGGGGAGTGAACCCGTTGGCCTTCGCCCAGTCGCTGTCAGCCACGATGTACGCGCTTCCGGCGTCGCAGAGGGCCGAGCTGGACCCGGCAGTGATGGAGCCGTCCTTTTTGAAGATCGCCGGAAGTCTGGCGAGGGACTCGATGGATGTGTCCTCCCGTGGTATTTCGTCGGTATCGAAGACGATGGTTCCCTTTTTTCTGTCCTGTATCTCCACCGGCACGATCTCGGAGGCAAAGCGGCCTTCTTTAATGGCGGCCACAGCTTTTCTGTGGCTGTTCAGGGCATACTCGTCCTGCTCTTCCCTGGTGATGGAGTATTCCTCGTTGAGGACTTCCGCCGTGGCGCCCATGAGCATACCTGCCAGGGGACAGTTGAAGCCGTCCTTGTGGAGGGAGTCCTCGGCCGCTTTCTCGCCCATGCGGAATCCCCACCGGGCATCCCTGAGCAGGTAGGGAACATTGGTCGCGCTCTCCATGCCGCCTGCGGCCACGGCTTGCATGTCGCCGAGGCGGATCTTGTCCGCGGCGAGCATGGCCGTCTTCAGGCTGGAGCCGCACCGCTTGTTCACGGTGAACGCGGGGATGGACTGGGGAAGCCCCGAACGGAAAAGGGCGATCCGTGCAGGGTTGGCGCCGACGCCCGCCTGCCACCCGTTGCCCATGATGACCTCGCCGATGTCGTCAGGGTTTACGCCCGACCGCTTTACCGCCTCTTTCAGTGCCATGGCTCCAAGGTCGGGAGCCTCGAATCCTTTCAGGCTGCCTCCGAACTTGCCGCCCGGAGTCCTGCAGGCGCTCAGAATAACCGGTTTACCCATGGTCCGGTACCCACTCCTTTCATTCTATGCCCTTCATGGGGCAGAGGTCGGGGGAAATGTCGTAGTCCATGGTGGTGTTGGCCCGAAGCTCCTCCTCTGTGATTTCCGGGGATATTTCGCAGAGCACCATTTTGCCGTTCACCTTGCGGACGACGCAGAACTCCGTCACCACCACGCTGACCACCTTCGCTCCCGTGAGGGGCAGGGTGCACTCCTTCACCAGCTTCGGGCGGCCTTTCTTGTCGCAGTGGGTGGTGGCCACGTAGACCGCCCTGGCTCCCGTGACGAGGTCCATGGCGCCTCCCATGCCCGGCACCATCTTGCCGGGGATCATCCAGTTCGCCAGGTTGCCGAAGCTGTCCACCTCCAGGGCGCCGAGGACCGTGGCATCGAGGTGGCCTCCCCGGATGAGGCCGAAGCTCATGTCGCTCGCCACCAGGCTCGATCCCGGCAGCAGGGACACGCACCGTCCGCCGGCGCCGATGAGCCGCAGGTCTTCCTTTTCGGGCTTGGGACCCGCCCCGACCACGCCGTTTTCCGTCTGGAGCAGCACGTGCACGTCCTCGGGAAGATAGTCCGAGACCAGGGTGGGAATGCCGATCCCGAGGTTCACCACGGAACCATCCTCGAAATCGAGGGCGATCCGTTTCGCTATCCTGTGGCGGATGACTTCTTCATCAAGTACGGGAAGCATAGTATCCGTCTCCTTTCAGTACAAGAATATCCACGAGCATGCCGGGGGTAACCACATCGTTGGGGTCGATTTCACCCTCGGCGACGATGGTGTCCACTTCTGCGATGACAAGCTCCGCCGCCGTTGCCATGGCGGGGTTGAAGTTCCGCCCCGTGCCGAAGTAGGTGAGGTTCCCCCAACGGTCGGCCTTGTGCCCCCGGATCAGGGCCACGTCGGCCTTGAGGGGAAGTTCGATGATGTATCTCCTCCCGTCGACTTCGATGACCTGCTTGCCCTCTTCATGAATCGTACCGACGCCTGTGGGCGTCAGTACTCCTCCCAGGCCGAAGCCCCCGCACCGGATGCGTTCGACGAAGGTTCCCTGGGGGACGAGTTCCAGCTCCATTTTCCCTTCGTTGAAAAGTCTCTGGGTCTCCCGGTTCAGCCCGATATGGGATGCGGTCACCTTGCGGCACTGGCCGTTCACCACCAGCTTCCCGTGGCCGACTCCCTCGGGGTGCTGGTCGTTGGCGTAGAGAGTGTCGTTGGAGATAAGGTGAAGCTCCTTCGTTCCCTGTACCACGAGGGCGTCGATGAGGGTGTAGGGAACGCCTGCGTAGTTGAATCCGCCCACCATGAGCGAGGAGCCGGGCTTCACGTTCTGAACCGCTTCCTCCGCAGACATGACGGGCTTGATGAGTTTATGGGCCATGAGTCTGGAACACCTCCTCAGGATTGTGTGTTTTCAGGAGCAGGCGACGCGTTTCTTTTCGCCTTCATTTTCTGGAGCAGGTACACCCCCACGAGAAGTGCGAGGGCCAGGATGTCCGTCGTCAGGTTCGGCACGATGAGCAGGAAGGGGACGATGAGCAGGGCGATCCGTTCGGGAACGGAGAGCGGGGCGATGTAGTAGCCCTGCACTCCGGCGGAAAGGCCGATGATCGCCATGAGTGCCGTGACGAAGGAGAAGGCCACCTGCAGGATGTTGCCCTGGAAGAGCAGGTGGGGATTGTAGACGAACATGAAGGGAACGAGGAACCCCGCCATGGCGGTGACAAGAGCCGTGAAGCCCGTCTTCATGGCGTTGCTCTTCGCGATGCCGGCGGCCGCGTAGGTGGCCAGGGCCACGGGGGGCGTCACGTCGGCCAGCACACCGAAGTAGAGGCAGAACAGGTGGGCCGACATGAGCGGCACGCCCATCTGGAACAGGGCCGGCGCCGCCAGGGTGGACGTGATGATGTACTGGGCGGTGGTGGGGACTCCCATGCCGAGGATGATGGACCCGATCATGGTGAGGATGAGGGCCAGGGGCAGGATGCCCTGGGACAGGCTGATGACGAAGGAGGAAAAGGCCAGTCCTATGCCCGTGATGCCGATGACGCCGATGACGAGGCCGGAGCATGCGCAGGCCGCCGCCACTTCCACCGC of the Aminivibrio pyruvatiphilus genome contains:
- a CDS encoding methyl-accepting chemotaxis protein translates to MKLNRLATRILAVVIVLLALAVGGIGFYAMHIGGQGLEDSARQYEITLAESLSYRMDATFNKFDGMLQALSALVTTRFTSLPNPDVADIVVPQFGAQNGKFMTDLGIQSPEARRLFIIFNPEIYGTEKTFMVAFERADAGSLFMFLDGKNMSPAQLIDRNDPSSAWFWRPLDTIAPYWGDIQRSESGEEVVVYSQPVLIDGRVAAIVGMTFSFNFVRTVLDSVKIYDTGYAFLLNRDLKYLHHPTLKFEGPGFREVVDGSFAKYADAVISEKKGRIDYLWNGVPKTMSYWTLANGYVVFAAADVTESLSAVGAMRRAVYIGIIGVLVVASIVVILFSRSLARPLRAAAERARYVAETGDLTASVEADTSIEEIRNVADAVNRMISGTAGTVREILESASKVLSRAEDMSAASEQSSASVQEVIGLVGKVSKNTHDTVSAIEEANAGVEEVASASQAGAKAAAESGEQAQEISLAAEKGGRALDEMATLIEDVSGAGSQVSAAVTELAKSVSGITGFVNTITQIADQTNLLAL
- a CDS encoding thioesterase family protein → MLNLSELLQTGLSAEVKKTVELEDTIGNSSPYLNQYLSTSACAALAVQAAMAATENLLPEGYLSVGRRIDLEHEIPAMLGTTVTVKAVLREVRGNRLIFDVTGTDALGTIFRGVNERVVVNRLGLDEKGAERARQLKELKERL
- a CDS encoding HD domain-containing phosphohydrolase; its protein translation is MDRTDAAPGNGKSGLDTGELLSCLMAGIAEFVFIHNLTGKIREVNSAAVKGLGFTVQELLSSDMTAVLASPPPLRVKQAWKNLDTGHPFSAEGIVRRKDGTSFPALLSFFPLVRGEEPAVLTIARDITDLKAAGEGLSRGSFKDPLTGLYNRAFFEEELKRLDCDRQLPLSIIMGDLNGLKMANDAFGHQVGDALLKAAAKVLRKICRSSDLLFRWGGDEFVILLPHTREEDAASIVNRIEDAFRKIQVKDMPVPPSMSLGYSAKLHRWQDFANVFRDAEGDMYDKKISESRKIRETILGSIFSSLAESTPETVEHNLSVRRLCRMLGRRLGLERLDLEKLDLAAYLHDIGKASIPPRILSKTGPLTEEEWEDVKRHAEAGYKVASSATPDVASVADEILSHHERWDGTGYPSGLPGEDIPLLSRIIAVADAFDVMTRGTPYRPARSRDDALREVKEQAGRQFDPKIADFLLENRGKTDEETAEQLPPVRDFTVE
- a CDS encoding ParA family protein translates to MRIVGFCNLKGGVGKTTACQNLAVALARRGLRVAALDLDPQSNLTAGFGISVPEEHPYIYDFLLGDVSFEEVKVSREGVDVIPSTLDLAMAEMQIESQPGRDTLLRDALESAGLSGYDCVFCDSPPQLGIFTRNVLAASHEVIVPLESEFYSLAGLRLLSRTVELFRKRLNRGLAIGGVLLTRHNPKIIMNREVEKEVRSHFGDRVFSRYIRQNISLVEASGAGVSVFGYDPESNGALDYSVAADELLERWKNDG
- a CDS encoding manganese efflux pump MntP family protein, producing the protein MYFFEMLLSAVSLSMDALAASLGIGACLGAATGGAAALRVAGACGGFQFAMPLAGWFLGSRFLVFISGYDHWVAFGLLALVGGNMIRESFKPEDPACPPSDPSCGIALLTVAVATSIDALAVGVSFAAVGAPVMVLASWSGAITAFACFGGVLAGFRVGQLLGRKVEFAGGLVLCLIGANILRVHLMG
- a CDS encoding GIY-YIG nuclease family protein, with product MVLCADGTLYTGWTFDLAARVEAHNLGRGARYTAGRRPVRLVFSERLPSKGDALRRELAIKRMSRQEKERLAAERIGVPLVSPGEGGL
- a CDS encoding magnesium transporter CorA family protein; the encoded protein is MISILKTFPDKKNASLTLESLEPGSWINLTAPSKEEMDTVSRAAKCPADFLAAALDPEEASRIEADDGCLLVVINVPKVEGNFRFDAIPMGVIITTEHIVTVALEQNDVLPSSPQSLAAVSTFKRTRFLFQVLFRAATLFLKYLVQIDRRSNAIEANLRKSMRNEELFQLLDLEKSLTYFTSALRSNRSVVDKLIRLCANAQMHEIVKVREEDEELLEDVKIEYDQAYEMVQMYSNILSGMMDAFASIISNNLNMVMKFLASITIILAIPTVVASFWGMNVHVPLGGHPLGFWGVLAISALFAGGSAFLLWKKHML
- a CDS encoding choline/carnitine O-acyltransferase; translation: MAVSAGKGGPGLPRPPFDDPVRSGNRLIEWAEPLLTGSEPARSKEAAEEFALFCGPVLQEELDRIRNDEGDHILGRLVPYWEGWYLASRAPLPVHSNPFYLFASDTLPGESCPFRLAARLALSAAAFCTEIDRGTLEPDTFRGAPLCMKEYERLFRTSRRALPGADVQATGTKTGPAGRSALVLSGGVPFLLELYSEEDGLRDVEETARHLREMASFPPDETPPVGLITTLHRDEAALGRRLLLEGGKDNERLLSLAEESLFVLRLDGPCGSSPEERARHFLFDGGQNGWYEKSFQLIVTADGQAGINFEHASRDGTHVGRLVKEILSRAPSVTGRASGLPAPVRLDFALSGEFRDFLDGIPEKTRILSDSRVQAVLRFDAFGTDAVKEGNVSPDAFVQLAMLMAAEELWGERRSVYESVQLRRFAGGRTEGTRPLTREAVAFIDGFRSGRASSGALREMLFEAQRAHRERIRECLEGRGVEGHLQLLRGLWKERGRELGLKEEPALFRSPAWEKLASCPVSSSTTPGEGFALAGYGPVQPGGLGVRYLSRRDHFIFHVSSWKRDGSLAPEYASRLRNALEAMGKVLREQE